The Marmota flaviventris isolate mMarFla1 chromosome 5, mMarFla1.hap1, whole genome shotgun sequence genome includes the window ACCATACAATTCACCCATGACTTTTAGTAGATTCATAGGATTGTGCACCTTCAccacaattttagaacatttttattatccccccaaaaaacttagCTGTCTAAAACTCCCCATCTCCAGTCACTGACAACCATTAAGCTAGTCTCTATGGGTTTGTCTATTctagacatttaatataaatagaatcaCACAATATTTGGTTCTCTATGactgatattttatttagcataattttttcaaaattatgtcaTAGCTTATATtaatacttcattcatttttctttttatctatttttttgctGTGTTGCTCAAGCTGGTCTTTAACTCCTAGGTTCaagggattctcctgccttagtctttgGAGTGCTGAGACTTCAGGCAATGCCacccaccaccatgcccagctacaatGCTCCatttctatgttttgtttttttttttggtactgaagattgaacccaggggtgcttaactactgagccacatccccagacctttttattttttattttgaaacagggtcttgctaaattgctgtggctgggcttgaacttgaacttggcaatcctcctgccttagcctccagagtcctGGGGATGATGTCATGCACCCCTTGCCCTGCtaatacttcatttcttttcattgccaAGTAACATTCCAGTGTATGGATATTTCTCTCTTGATTCATCTGTggtattcatctgttgatggacatttggattgttttcattttttactaaTATGAATAATGTTTGCTCTATGAATATTCATGAACAAGTTTTTGAatggacatatgttttcactTCTCTTAGATATATTCCCTAGGTGTAAGTGGCTGAGTCATATAGTAACTCAATTTAACCATTTGAAGAATGCCAGATAATTTTCCATGGTGATTATACCGTTTTATACTCCCACCAGCTGTGTCGAGAGACCCAACAATCCCtgtgattttttaataaatcCCAGATCaaatttcatcttaaaatattttataatgtattcaTTAAAGATAAGGGATTTGTTTTCAAACATATATGTAATACCATCATTATACCTATTAACAACCCCCTGCCCgccacctttatttatttatttttttaactgtgctggagattgaacccagggcctcacatatgctagataATCACTCCACTGCAGAACAATATCCTCAGTCCCTGCCTcccttcacttttattttcttttgaggcatGGTCTAGCATCTTGTtaaaattgtccaggctggcctgaaacttgtaatccttctgccacagcctcctgtgttactgggattacaagcatatgccaccacaTCTGTCTGccaataatttattaatataatcaaATACTCAGGGTTCAAATTTCTAATGGCctcataaatgttattttaatggcTTCTTTGAATCAACATCTAAATAAAGTGCATATATTATGTGACATGTATCTTAAATCATTTTTTAGCAGTgctggagaatgaacccagggtcttgtacatgctaggtaagtgctctatcactgagttacagtcccactccctttttaaaatcttttaatttcacttctacatttctttttctcttattttttttgcctTACAATTTATACTTTGAAGAAACATTGTCCTTTATCCAGTAGCAATTCCCCAAATCTGACTATCTTCTTGGGGTGTTATTTAACATTTCCCATTAGCCTCTTTATTTCCATTAATTTGGTAATTGGATTCAGGTGCTGAACTGGTGTTATGGATTGGATGTTTGAACCCACCCccattcacatgttgaaatctaATTCCTAGTGGGATGGTATCAGAAAGTGGGCCATTGAGAGATAATAAGATCAGGGTGGGCAAGAGTCATATATAAATGCCATTTGTGCCCTTAAAGGCTGGAGAACTAGCTCCCCCTTTCTGTGGTGCGTGGATACAGACAAAATCTGCAACTGGAAGAGGGCCCTCAAACTCTACCATGCTGGGGCCGGGATCTCAGATTTCCAtactccagaacagtgagaaataagtttctattgTGTATAAGCCACTCATTCTTTGGTACTCTGTCATAGCAGCCCAGATGGACTCGGACAATGAAATCAGGTTCCTTTTTGGTAGGGTTACCAAAAAGGTAAGAAGAAGGTACATGTTTCCTTAGAGGCTCAAGATGTctggttatcttttttttttttttttttttggtactaaggattgaactgaGAGCacattatcactgagctacatgggGTAAGAGTTCAGTATTTGAAGGACACTATAAtacataagaataatttttttttttttttttaaattcaaaaactCATTTTGAggacagggttgtggctcagtggtagagtgcttccctagcacatgtgaggccctgggttcgatccctgataccacaaaaataaataaataaataaaataaaggtattctgtccatctacaattaaaaacaaacaaaaaaactcattttGGAAAGTTATAAAAGAAATAGTCAGGCATAatggtgtatacctgttatcccagtggctcaggagactaaggcaggagggtcacaagtttaagaacagtctcagaaacttagcaaggctctaagcaagaccctaaacaatttagtgagtacctgcctcaaaatgaaaaataaaaagggcttgggatgtagctcagcagtaaagtacacctgggttcaatgcctggtaccaagaaaaaaaaaagaagaagaaattgaagcaATAGAGATAGGTCTGTCATAAGTGTATGAGTTTCCTGAGGCTGCCATAATAAATTTCCATGAACTGAtggcataaaacaaaaaaatattctctcataGTTTTGGAAGGCTGGATGTCTGTAATCAAGATGTTGGGATGACTACATTCCCTTCAAAAGGTCTAGAGAAGAATctgtttcttcccttttctggTTTCTGGTGGTTGTTAGGCATTCCTTGGTGTCCTTTGTCTTATACTATGGCATTATTCCAGTCtttgcctccattttctcattacTTTCTACTGTGTCTTCTTCTTTGTCTCAAATCTCCCCTTCTTAAAAAGACACTTGTCCTGGATTAGGGCCTAgctagataatccaggataattttctcaagatccctaattatatctgcaaagaccctttttctaaataaGGTAATCTTCACAATTCTGAAAATTAGGACCCAGACATTTCTTTGGGGAAACTACCTTTTTTCAAAACTAagtaaaactgaaatactgacttCTGTAACCTCCAACACTCCACCCAGGCTACCCACTGTTGGTCCTACATAGGGAAGCCTTGGGAAGTGAGTAATTTTGCTGAACATAAGTGCAAAGATACAAGGAAGAAAAGTGGTGGCTGAGCATAAGAATTATCAGGTGAACTCACTAGAGGTATAATATCCTTCCTGGGTATAATATTATGGTACATGTGTCTCTGCATGGTGGAGGCCTACtgttttttataattaaagtaaaattcTGCATTGTTCTCATTTCCTCCTAAGGTCCAAGAGCATTTGTTTGGGGAGGGATGAAGAGTGGATGTGTTTGTTTGttggattttttgtttattttgagagagggtctcactatgttgccaggCCTCCAACTCCTGGATtcaagcaatcttcctgcctcagaggGGCTGGGACTCCAGGCACATGCCATCACGCATGGCTTGTTTATGAGTTTTATTGTTAAATTCATAATGTAAGGGAAGAGGCGTAATTTGTTAAAAATTGGTATGTTACATCTTGAAAATGAGAACACAAACTTGGTATCACTGTTCCAGTGATCTTGAGCTTCAAAAACTTGCCTGCCAGCAAGTAGCTATGGAAAGGTCTCCAGGAAACCAGCACAGAAGAAGGGAATTCCTGCCCTCCTTGTGGGTGGAGAGGGAATGTCCCTTGTAATCCTGGGAATCTTCCTTGCCAAGCTCTGGCATAGGGCTTGACTGAAGGCTAGGCTGGATCCTGGCTCAGGGCCAGAGTAGGATAGACAGCCATTACAAAATGAACAATTAGAAACCTGATGTCATGGTAGGGCTTCTGTCTTACACAAGTGTTCATAAAGCAGTTACTTCATGATCCTAAACTGATTTTTACTAGTTGACCCATGAAGGCACATGAGTAAGAATAATCAAGAACTAATGAGTaggcacagttttttttttgtacctgggattgaacccagggtatttaaccactaagccacatccccagaccttttttatttttatttattttttattttttattttgaggcaggacctcactaagttgctgaggctggctttgaacttggatcctcctgcctcagtcttccaagtcatCGGggttacaggcacatgccaccacatCTAGCtagtatgcagtttttaaaaataaattgaaataactgtcattttttttcaagaaatctttTCTTGATATCAAGTTTCCCATGTGTGCTTCACAACTCTCAATAAAAAAGTGCCTTCACCCAAAGAAAGCCCTTATAAGCATTTtgtataatattctaatattatatttctgtcttcctctaaatattttcatttaagcaAACTAGACTTCCTGCTGAAGCATTTAATTCAGCAATAACCCTTGTCTGCTTTTCTCACACAGGATCCAATAGAACCTCTAAAGGAAGAAGTCTTATTGGGAAGCATAATAAGCCCCCTTCAGTCACTGGAAAAGGAGTTACAGTGGAACCAGACTTCTCTGTGGATGAGTTTTCCACGTCCCTCCTCACTGGAAAGCTCACTACTGTCTTTCTTCCAATTGTCTTCACAACTGTATTTGTGGTTGGTTTACCAAGTAATGGCATAGCCCTATGGGTCTTTCTCTTCCGAACAAAGAAGAAGCACCCTGCTGTGATTTACATGGCTAATCTGGCTGTGGCAGACCTCCTCTCTGTTATTTGGTTTCCCCTGAAGATTGCCTACCACATACATGGCAACAACTGGATCTATGGGGAATCTCTTTGCAAGGTGCTCATTGGCTTTTTCTATGGCAATATGTACTGTTCCATTCTCTTCATGACCTGCCTCAGCGTGCAAAGGTATTGGGTTATCGTGAACCCCATGGTACACACCAGGAAGAGTGCAAACATTGCTATTGGTGTCTCCCTGGGAATATGGCTGCTGATATTGCTGGTCACTATTCCCTTGTATGTCATGAAGCAGACCATCTACATTCCAGCCCTTAACATCACGACCTGTCATGATGTTTTGCCGGAGGAGGTGTTGGTGGGGGACATGTTCAATTACTTCCTCTCTCTAGCCATTGGAGTCTTTATGTTCCCAGCCTTCCTCACAGCCTCTGCCTATGTGCTCATGATCAGAACGCTCCAATCTTCTGCCATGGATGAACACtcggaaaagaaaaggaagagggccATCAAACTCATTGTCACTGTCCTGGCCATGTACTTGATCTGCTTCACTCCCAGTAACCTTCTGCTCGTGGTGCATTATTTCCTGATTAAAAGCCAAGGCCAGAGCCATGTCTATGCGCTGTACATTGTAGCCCTCTGCCTGTCCACCCTCAACAGCTGCATTGACCCTTTTGTCTATTACTTTGTTTCACAAGATTTCAGGGATCATGTGAAGAATGCTCTCCTTTGTCGGAGTGTCCGAACTGTGAAGCGAATGCAAGTATCCCTCACCTCCAAGAAATTCTCCAGGAAATCCAGCTCTTATTCTTCAAGTTCAACAAGTGTTAAAATTTCCTATTGAGTTTTCCAGCTCTACAGATGGAGTTTTACAGGAGCTGTGGAGCCTGCTTACTGATGTGGGGAGGTGGCTGTTTATTTCTTAAACAAGCAGGGCTTAGCACAGGCTATTGTCTGTGTAGCTTCTCCCAGGATTGCTGGAAGCTTCCTTGTTTGCATGAGAAAAGCCTCCCACATTAACATAAATGTGTGTCAGAATTCTCCTACTCAAATGTCCTAAAAACTGAACTGACAGAGCAAGATGCAGAAGATAGTGGAAAGACAGGAACCCAGTTACCTGCAAAAACTGCACCTGGTGTGAAGGCTAGGTTTCTATCTGAAACTATTTCTTCTACAAACTGAAACTATTTCTTCTGCATTTGGGGTCCATCTTAGCCTTGTTAGGGCTTGAGGGCCTTCAGAGAGCATCAGTCTGATTGACTTTGCAAACGAGGAAACTTAACAAGGTAAAGCTGGTTGGAGTCTGATTTCCAACCAATAGTGAGCAGTGAGCTTGGGTTGGGCGATAGAATTCAAATGTTCAGGGAGCAGCATTCTTGTGCACTTCATTAAAATcactggggatcttgttaaaagtATAAGTTCCTCAGTTTCCATGACAAAAGCTCAGGTGATGGGAACAGGGACATTTTATAAACATTGTAATATTTTTGCACTTGAATATGAGAACTACTGAACTGAGCTTTGCTACCACTTGACAAGGTGccaaaatagtttctaaaaagaaaagtctGTAAGAATGTTTTGTGCTGGGTGctatggctcacacctgtaatcccagcagcttgggaagctgaagtaagaggattgcaagttcaaagtgaggccccaagcaacttagcgagatctgtttcaaaattttaaaaaggttggggatgtggctcagtggttaagcacccctgggttcaatccctggtataaaaaatttaaaaaaaaaaatgtttggtgcCTTTTTGTGTTTAGCTTATAATGAAATTCCCTGGTTGACTTATTGGGATTTTCAGTTATTTCTTTATTGATCCTTTGAGTTCTTGTGTGTATTACTATTCAAGAAAAATACGATGAGGATCTTCAACATGTAAATACAAATTTTGTACAACTTTTTACTAACTTTAGTCTGAGTAAGAGtgttttataactaaaaatagcatttaccacttagtattttaaaaaattgttggttTATTTATTGTGAGTTTTGTTCACCTCTTACGAGCTATGAAATTGCAGAGTCTCCATAGGGTTTGAACCACATCTGTTTGGAAAGTAGCAGGGATGTACAAGAATTTGCAGCATATTTAAGAAGaccattggggctggggttgtagctcagcaatagagcacttgcctagtgcatgtgaggccctgggtttgatcttcagcatcacataaaaataagtaaataaaataaaggcattgtgtccaactacacctactaaataaataaataaatgaagtacctGACTCCAGATTGACTTTATATACCTGTTGTatttgtgactttaaaaattgttttatgattGTTTTGATTGATAAGTAACACGTGATCCTTTTTCTACAACTTCTTTCTGAGTTAtgattttgctttgtttgtttgaaggagggaggaggagaaagaagcaaCAGCCTTACTCTTCCAAGAAGAAATAATgtgacttttttttgggggggggagctATGCTAGAGAGCAAACCTTCGCATGT containing:
- the F2rl1 gene encoding proteinase-activated receptor 2; this translates as MRSRSMMWLLGGAILLAASASCSQTTRGSNRTSKGRSLIGKHNKPPSVTGKGVTVEPDFSVDEFSTSLLTGKLTTVFLPIVFTTVFVVGLPSNGIALWVFLFRTKKKHPAVIYMANLAVADLLSVIWFPLKIAYHIHGNNWIYGESLCKVLIGFFYGNMYCSILFMTCLSVQRYWVIVNPMVHTRKSANIAIGVSLGIWLLILLVTIPLYVMKQTIYIPALNITTCHDVLPEEVLVGDMFNYFLSLAIGVFMFPAFLTASAYVLMIRTLQSSAMDEHSEKKRKRAIKLIVTVLAMYLICFTPSNLLLVVHYFLIKSQGQSHVYALYIVALCLSTLNSCIDPFVYYFVSQDFRDHVKNALLCRSVRTVKRMQVSLTSKKFSRKSSSYSSSSTSVKISY